A genomic region of [Eubacterium] eligens ATCC 27750 contains the following coding sequences:
- a CDS encoding 1-deoxy-D-xylulose-5-phosphate reductoisomerase produces the protein MKNVSILGSTGSIGTQTLDVIRRNADINVVALAAGTRVSDLAEQVREFKPQLVCIGKEELVPELKTLIGDMDVKIVSGDEGLIEAATIESAEIVVTAVVGMMGITPTVEAIKAHKDIALANKETLVCAGHIIMSLAKECNVNIYPVDSEHSAIFQCLNGERRGEIEKILLTASGGPFRGKKRADLENVQLEDALKHPNWAMGRKITIDSSTMVNKGLEVMEAQWLFGVPAEKVQVIVQPQSIIHSMVEFKDGAVMAQLGSPDMRLPIQYALYYPERRKLNTERLDFYELAKITFEKPDMETFKGLKLAYEAAARGGNIPTALNAANEVAVARFLDRKIKYLDIPDIIEYAMNEVDYINNPTVEQILSTQKIVTDMIESRW, from the coding sequence ATGAAGAACGTTTCTATACTTGGTTCAACTGGTTCAATTGGAACACAGACATTAGATGTTATTAGAAGAAATGCTGATATTAATGTAGTTGCACTTGCAGCAGGTACAAGGGTTTCTGACCTTGCAGAACAGGTCCGTGAATTCAAGCCACAGCTTGTATGTATAGGTAAAGAAGAACTTGTTCCAGAGTTAAAGACTCTTATCGGTGATATGGATGTTAAGATTGTAAGTGGTGACGAAGGTCTTATTGAGGCTGCAACAATTGAGAGTGCAGAAATTGTTGTCACAGCGGTTGTAGGTATGATGGGAATTACACCTACAGTTGAAGCTATCAAGGCACATAAGGACATTGCACTTGCCAATAAAGAGACACTTGTGTGTGCTGGTCATATTATTATGAGTCTTGCTAAGGAATGCAATGTTAATATATATCCTGTTGACAGCGAACATTCAGCAATATTCCAGTGCCTTAACGGTGAGAGACGTGGTGAGATAGAGAAGATTCTTCTTACAGCTTCTGGTGGTCCATTCAGAGGAAAGAAAAGAGCTGACCTTGAAAATGTACAGTTAGAGGATGCACTTAAGCATCCTAACTGGGCTATGGGACGCAAGATAACAATAGATTCTTCTACTATGGTTAATAAAGGGCTTGAGGTGATGGAGGCACAGTGGCTTTTTGGAGTACCTGCCGAGAAGGTTCAGGTTATAGTCCAGCCACAGAGCATAATCCATTCAATGGTTGAATTCAAGGACGGAGCTGTTATGGCACAGCTTGGAAGTCCTGATATGAGACTTCCTATACAGTATGCTCTTTATTATCCTGAAAGAAGAAAACTTAACACAGAAAGACTTGATTTCTATGAACTGGCTAAGATTACATTTGAAAAGCCGGATATGGAGACTTTCAAGGGACTTAAGCTTGCTTACGAGGCAGCAGCACGCGGGGGAAATATCCCGACTGCGCTTAATGCAGCTAACGAAGTAGCTGTAGCAAGATTTTTAGACAGAAAGATAAAATATCTGGATATTCCGGATATTATAGAATACGCCATGAATGAAGTGGATTATATCAATA